GCAAAGATATGGCTGCTTGATAAATTATTTTCTGATGAAGCGATTAGAGAAAGTGATTCTCCTCTGAAGAATATTTCATTGTTGGGAGTGCGTCTGTCGCACCAATCAGAAAACAGAGTATTGCTATTCAGCCCGACACCAATAAAATCATTTCCTCTTTGTATGTTAATGAAAGGCGAAGGAGCTGAACTGAATTGGTAATTGGGAAAGAAACTTATTCCTCCATCAGTGGAAACCGCTGTGAATACTTCAAAAGAATCCTGCGAGCTCGTTCCAAAATTTCTCCGGTCGCGCCAGGCGATGGCAAAAATTCCGGAAGAAGAAAAGGCAGACCATGACATATCCTGCCCCACACCATTGCCCATGGCATCATCATTCACGCGCTGCACTGCGCTCCATGTGATTCCTCCATCAACTGAAAACTGAGATTCAATATCAGGGTCTCCGTTGCGCTGGTCTGTAAATTGCAAAACAATATTGCTGGCGTTAGCCGGATTTGCAGAGAGCGAATAACTTCCCTGATAGAGTGTGTCTGTGATAGCAGCATTAGCAGGATAATTCTGAGTGGGATAAGGAATAAAAGAATTTCCCCCATCGGTTGATTTAATGCAAATGGTTCGTGCGAAGGGGCTCAGGCTTGGCACGTAAGAAGGATAGGCAACATACAGCGAACCATCTGCTCCAACGGCAGGAGTTCCCATGATGTTTGTCAATCCGACAGGAATGCTGTCGTCAAGCTGTTTGATGGGCGTCCAGGTGCTACCGCTGTCAGATGAAATGCTGAGCCATATTTTGTGAGGAGGAGTTGCGGCAAAATAACTTTTGCTGACCAGATACAATCTCCCGCTGTAAGTTCCGCTCGTGTAATCGGCAGCAATCCAGGGGCGGTCAACGGGTAAATCAGGAGAGTCAGCAGCGCTCACTGCATTTACAGGACTGCTCCATGAAACGCCTCCGTTAGCAGAATTCACTATTCGCACAAAGCCAGAATCAAGAACCAGTTTGTAATCTACATAACTAAGAAAAGCAGTTCCTGAATTATTAAATGTAATGGAAACATCGGCAGAAGTAAAGTTAGATGACATGTGAGGCAGTATGTTTTGATTCCCCCATGTGATTCCTCCGTCAAAAGAGGCTTTTGTGCAGATGGAAAGCTGCGTGAAAGAAGTTACGCGCATCCATGCCGCAATAAGATTATTTCCATTGGAGGGATTTACAGCCAGATAGGGTTCGGTATCTGAAGTAGGAAAGTTTGAAATATTCATATCGCTGGACTGAGAGAATAAAAGCGGAATAAAGAATAACAGATGCAAAGAGAGTGAAAATATTTTTTTCACGATGATTGGTTTGGTAATGAGATATAAAATTACGGAGATAAGTTACTCCTTTATGTTACGCAGAAATCCTTTTTAAAAAATATTCAATATTCAATATTCAATGTTCAATATTTCAATTAGCACTTATGTGCCTTTATTCTTTTCAGCAGTTTTGATACTTTTTCCAATTATGGCGATTAATTCTTCAGTTTCTTTATAGATTTCAGTAAGCTTAACAGCCGGTTTAATCATTTCCTTTTTCCGAATTATTTTTAATGCAGAACGACATTCTTTTAATTCTTTAAGAACGACAGCCAGTTTATGGATAAAATCGTCCCTTGATTCAGCTGCTTGAGCCTCTCCATAATTAAAAGTTGGAGAATGACAAGATTTAATTAATTGCCCGGCAATATAGTTTCCTGCCCTTGTTTGAGGTAATGCTTCAACAACATCAATCATTCTACATGTATAGTTAACCAAACGATCTTCTATATCATATTTTTTCTGTTCCATACTTCAAAAGATAATTCTGTTGCGAGTAACCATTGAGAACTGAGAATTGAACATTGAATATTGAACATTTTGCGTAACATAAGTTACTCCTTCTATTTTTTCTTTGGAGGGACAGCAATTCCGCCTTCCGGCATCAGCATAATATTTTTCTCTATAAGTGGTTTGAATGAACTCTTATCCAGTATCTGAATTGTTTCGCTGTACTTGTCATAGCCCGGAATCTCAGTATTGATGATGAATTTTCCGGGAGGGAGAATGATCACATACCTGCCTGAATTGGGATTCGGCATGTAGCTTCCAAACTCATCGCCCGTAGAAAAATCAGTAACAGAAATGAAAACGTGCGTGGAATCAACCGGCTTGGAAGCATCTTTACTCATAACTTTTCCGGTAATAACCGTGTAGTCAGGATCCACATCTAAAAAATCTATACGGTAAATATCCATGTCGCCAAAGCCATCTTTTTTACGGGCAGATATGTATCCGAATTTTCCGGTGGAAGAGATGCGGAAGTTCATATCATCTTCAGGGGAATTTATCGGGTATCCGATATTTTTTGCTCCTGAGAATTTTTTATTTGTTTCATCCCATTTAGCCACAAAAATATCATAGCCCCCCATGCTGGTATGACCCATGGAGGAAAAGAAAATCATGTTTCCGTCAGGAGAGATATTTGGAAAGTCTTCGTTGAAAGGAGTGTTGATCTCTTCGCCTAAATTTTGCGCAGGACCCCATCCTCCGGTAGGCAATCTTCTGCAAACATAAATATCTGAACCGCCAAAGCCGCCCGGACGCGTGCTGGCAAAGAAAATGGCGTTGCCGTCAGCAGAAATAGAAGCGGCAATTTCCTGCCCGCGCTGAGAATTTATCTGCTCATCAAGCAGAATAGGTTCTTTAAAGTTCCGGCTTTTATCCGCCTTTGAAATATAAATATCGCCCGAGCCCTGAAAGTCGTCATGATAGATTAAAAGGTAATCACCGCTGCCGGAAAGCCCGATGGCTTCTTCTTCTCCTTCTACGGAGTTAATCACCCTGCCGAGCAGTTTCGCTTTTGCATATTGACCATCTTTTACTTTTGAAAAATAAATATTTGACCCCCATGAGCCGTCAGGATACTGCCAGGCACCGCTCTCGGGGCGCTTTGAATTGAAAATGATAAACGATTCATCAGAAGGAACAAACGGGAAATAATCAGGATACTCAGAGTTAATATTCTTGCCAAGGTTTTCAAATGAAACATTCACCGGAAATTTCATCAGCTCTTTTGAATTGAGGCAATACTGCACCTGCATTTCAACATCCTTGAGGTTTTCAGAACTGCCTTTACCATCCTTCTTGTAGGCGTTCAAAATTTTTATTGCGTCATCAAATTTATAAGCATACTGATACGCTCTGCCTAAAAGATATTTTGTTTCAGGTTCGACAGCGCTGTTCTGAATTTTTTCGAAGTAGGAGATTGCCTTTGTTTTATCAATATCTGTATTGAGGTAGCAAACGCCAATGCGGTAATTGTACTTTTCATTGCCGGCATCTTTTTTTATAAGGACGAGGTATTCATCGAGCGCGCCCTCAAAATTGCCATTCTTAAAATTTTCTTCGGCAAGTTTTATATCACCGGTGGCTTTGGGTTTCTTTTGGGCGGGCTGGGCGAAGCAGTGAACAGCAAACAGTAAACAGCAAACAGTAAACAATGGAGGGAATATTCTGAAGCGCATCTTAATTATTAAAATGGAGGCAAATATATATGAAAAACATATTCGCGGATGAAAATACGATGAATGTGTCAAAATGCTTTATTCGTTCAAATCACTTTTTAACCCCTCTTAATATCTCACTATGTCTTTTCAAAAATGTTCTACTTTTGCAGGTATTCATTAAACCAAAAAACATGTTAAGAAACTCCTGTGTGACGGCAGCAATTTTTGCTTCTCAAATCATCAGTTCGACAGCGCAGGACACGGTAAAAGTTTCTACGCTGGCGGGGCTTGACTTTACTGCCGAAAAACTTTATAACAGCGGCATCATCAAGTTTGCGGCAAAGGATTACAACGGGGCAATGACTGATTTCAACCAGGCGATCACGCTGAACGAAAATTTTGACAAAGCGTACTATAACCGCGGCATCGTTCGGTTTGAAATGAAAAACATAAACGGAGCGATTGACGATTACAACCATGCGATAAAAATAAATGATTCCTGCTCGGATTGCTACTTCAGCCGCGCGCAGGCAAAATATGCCATGGGAAGCAAAACAGGAGCATCGGAAGATTATGGAAAAACAATTCAGCTTAATCCGAACAACGCGCAGGCGTATTATTACCGTGGCGGAATTCTGTTTGAGATTCAGGAATACAAAAGCGCCATAGAGGATTTTGACAATGCAATAAAACTAAAGCCGGATTATGCCTACGCTTACAACGACCGCGGCAGTTCAAAGCGAGAACTGGAGGATTATACGGGCGCAGCATCTGATTATAAAAAAGCAACCCAGTTGAAACCGGACATGGCGTTTGCTTATTCCAATCTCGGCAGCATGCTGCGAAAGAAGGGAGATTCAAAAGGCGCTATTGCCGCTTATGACAACGCCATTAAAACAAAAGAAAGTTTTATTGCCTACAATAACAGGGGAAGCGCGCGTTTTGACGCGGAAGATTACAGCGGAGCTGCAGATGATTTTTCTAAAGCCATCAAGCTGAAAAATGATTATGCCATTGCCTACAACAACCGGGGCGCGGCAAAATTCAAACTGAAAGATTACAAAGCCGCCATTGAGGATTATGACAAAGCGATTTCCTATAACAGCAAATACGGCTATGCGTATCTGAACCGGGGAATGGCGAAAGAACTTATCCGGGACCAGCAAGGCGCCTGCAAGGATTGGGAAGCGGCTGCAAACCTGGGAATTGACCAGGCAAAAAATTATTTGCAGGATTGTAAATAAAATTTAATCACATCGCATAAACAATAACATGAAAAAAATAATTTTCGGTATCAGTGTAATCATTTTTTCCTGCATCGGTGTAATCGCTTTTACCCAAAACGTGGATTTCACCAAAGAAAATTTTTCGGGAAAAGAGGAAGGGCTCAAAGACGCGCAAAGCGCCATCAAAAAAGGCGATGAACTTTTCAAGGCGGGCGTACATTTATACAACCGCGCTCTTGAATTCTACCTTAAAGCAAATGATTTTAATTCTGAAAACGCTGAGCTCAATTACAAAATCGGTGTTTGCTACCTCTACTCTTCTTTCAAGCAAAAAGCTGTTCCTCATCTTGAGAAAGCAAGGAAATTGAATTCGGAAGTGAACGACAAGCTGTATTATTATTTAGGTCGCGGATACCACCTCGCCATGCAGTGGGATAAGGCAATCACTAATTTCGATGAATACAAAAAGAGGATTGCAGGAAGCGAAGAAGAAAAAACTTCTGACGCTGACAAAAAAATTCAGGAATGTAAAAACGGAATTGAACTAATGAAAGACACTTTGCGCATGCGCAAACTTCCTGATTCGCTTCGCTATCACATAGTCAATATGGGCGCTGAGGTTAATTCTCAGTTCCCTGATTACCGCCCGGTGATTTCTGCCGATGAGTCGGTTTTGATTTTCACCGCGCGGAGAGATAACACTTCCGGGGGAGGAGTTGACCCCTATGATGGGAAATATTACGAAGACATTTATATTTCCAACAATGAAAAAGGGAATTGGACAGAGTCGAAAAATCTTGGCGACCCCATTAACACTTCCAACCGCCACGATGCCACCTGCGGAATTTCAGTTGACGGGCAAACGCTTTTCATTTACTTAGACGACACGTATACCGGAAGCGGAAATATTTATGAGTGCAAACTGGACGGGCACAACTGGTCAGAACCCAAAAAACTTCCGAGCACCATCAATACCAGATACCATGAATCTTCGGCAAGTTTATCTCCCGATGGGAAAACACTTTATTTCTGCAGCGAGAATCCGCTTGACAACAAAGGGCTGGGGCTTCATGACATTTTCAAATCGGCAAAGGATGAGAAAGGCGAATGGGGCGCACCGGAAAATCTGGGTGATGTAATCAACACGGAATATGACGAGCGCACCGTGTTCATTCATCCTGACGGAAAAACGCTTTACTTTTCTTCACAGGGGCACAACAGCATGGGAGGATTTGATTTATTCAAATCGGTTTATAACGATTCGCTCAAAAAATGGTCTGCACCCGTGAACCTCGGCTATCCTGTTAATTCGCCTGATGATGACGTTGACTTTGTTGTTTCTGCCAGCGGCAAACACGGATATTATGCAACCATCCGCCCCGATGGTTTTGGAGAAAAAGATATTTACAGAATCACGCTGCCTGCCGACACCACTGTTTATCTCACGCTGGTGAAAGGAAATGTTACGGATGAAAGCGATAATCCTGTCGGCTCTAAAATTGAAATCATTGACATGAAAACAGGAAAGCTTGTTTCCACACAGGAATCAAACAACGCGACCGGAAAATTTCTCGTCTCGCTTCCTTCGGGAAAGAATTACAAAATGAAAGTGACTGCCAACGGGTATTTCCCTCACGAAGAAGTTTTCAATATTCCACGGGGAGAAAAATTCAAAGAACTGGATGTAAATATCAAGCTCAAGCGCAAAGAACAGATTGTGGATATTGAAGGAACTATTGTGGATGAAAAAGGAAAAGCGCTCAAAGCAAAAATTGAAATTGTGAACAACGCCACAGGCGAAGTGATTGCACGCACCACTGCCGACCAGTTGGGAAAATATTTATCAAAACTCAAAGGAGGAAAAAATTACGGAATGACGGTGTCGGCTGACGGATACCTTTTCCAATCCATCAACCTCGACATTCCTCCTGACAAAGACAAAATGAAGCTTCCTCCCATTGTCCTGAAAAAAATCCGGGCAAATGCAAATATTGTCCTTAATAATATCTTTTTTGATTTTGACAAAGCATCGCTCCGCCCCGATTCAAAACCTGAATTGCAGCGCGTTGCAAATGTTCTGAACGATAACCCTTCGATGAAGATTGAAATCTCAGGACACACCGATAACAAGGGTTCTGCCACTTACAACCTGAAACTTTCCGAGTCACGCGCAAAATCAGTTATTGATTATCTTATTGCAAACGGAATTGAAAAGGCAAGATTGTCGTTCAAAGGATATGGATTTCTGAAACCCATTGCATCCAATGAAACAGAAGAAGGCAGACAGCAAAACCGCAGGACGGAATTCAAAGTAACCGCCATTGACGAAAATGCAGTTGCCACTTCTTCTTCCACTGAAACCAGTACCACCACCACGCAAACACAAAATACATCAACACAAAACACAACAACAGAAACTACAACTGCCGCAAAATTACCAGCCGAGATTGCGTCAGCTGATAAAAACAATGACGGAAGAATTACCGCTGATGAAATTGTAGCCGTGATTGACGGATTTTTTGACGGAGCCAATGACTACACAACAGAAAAAATTCATCACCTGATTGATTTCTTCTTTGAACAATAGAAATCTACGAAAAACGAAATCATACGAAAAATACGAAATGAAAAATCGTTTCAGATTGCAGGGTTCAGGTTTTAGATTAGTTTGCATTTTCATATTTAATTTTTCATTTTTAATTTTTAATTCTGTTTTCTCCCAGTCCATACAGGAACTGGAAGAAAAATTAAAAACCGCTTCTGCAGAAGAGAAGCCCGGCATTCTCAACCAGCTTTCGGAAGCCTATCTCAAAACAAGTTCCGACAAAGCGATTGACTATGCAGAACAGGCGATGAAAGCTGCTAAAAAGGCAGGCGATGAAAATGAAAAAGCAGGCGCACTGCTTCATCTGGGCAACGCCTATAGCGTTCAATACAATGTGGGAAAAGCGGTTCAGAATTATAAAGATGCAATTAAAATTTTTGACGCTAACAACCAACCCGCCAGTTCTGCGTATATCTGGAATAAGATTGGAGACGCTTACTCCGGTTCACAGCAATATTCCGAAGCCATTGACGCCAACTCAAAAGCGCTGGAGCTTTTGAAAAAAGTAAATGATAAAGAGGGAATGATAAGCATAAACATAGAAATAGGGGATGTTTATTTTAAGCAGAAAAAATACGAAAACGCTCTCCCTTATTATCAGCAGGCGTTAAAATTATATGAAAGTTTAAAAGACATAAGAGGACAGGCAAAAATTCTTCATAAAATAGGAGTAACTTGCAATAACTGGGGCAGCTATGATGAAGGTTTTATTTTTCTCAACCGTGGCTATGAACTCGCCAAGAAAAATAATCTCAACTCCATTGCTAACGAAATACTTCCCGCCCTTGAAATTGCAAAAAAGAATCAAAGCGAGTATGAAAAAAACAAATCGGATTTCGTTCAGAAGAAAGAAAAGCTAACACAGGAGCAGATAAAAACAAAAGAACTGGAAATCAATTCTCTTTCTGCAGAGAAAATTAAAACCATGGGAGAAATTGAAAAACTGAGTTCCGATGCGCAACTAAAGGAATTGAAAATTAAAACTCAGCAGGAAGAAATCATCCGCAAGCAGATGGAAACAGAATCGCAGACCAAAGCAAATGAACTATTAAAAAAAGAAGGGGAACTAAAGGAATCGGAATTAAAAGCACAAAAATTAGTCATCTGGGGGGCAGTGGGGTTTTCTATTCTCGTAGTTATTCTTGCTTTTTTTGTATTCCTCGCATACAGAAATAAAAAGAAAGCAAACGAACTATTGAAACAGAAAAATGAAATCAT
This Bacteroidota bacterium DNA region includes the following protein-coding sequences:
- a CDS encoding T9SS type A sorting domain-containing protein produces the protein MKKIFSLSLHLLFFIPLLFSQSSDMNISNFPTSDTEPYLAVNPSNGNNLIAAWMRVTSFTQLSICTKASFDGGITWGNQNILPHMSSNFTSADVSITFNNSGTAFLSYVDYKLVLDSGFVRIVNSANGGVSWSSPVNAVSAADSPDLPVDRPWIAADYTSGTYSGRLYLVSKSYFAATPPHKIWLSISSDSGSTWTPIKQLDDSIPVGLTNIMGTPAVGADGSLYVAYPSYVPSLSPFARTICIKSTDGGNSFIPYPTQNYPANAAITDTLYQGSYSLSANPANASNIVLQFTDQRNGDPDIESQFSVDGGITWSAVQRVNDDAMGNGVGQDMSWSAFSSSGIFAIAWRDRRNFGTSSQDSFEVFTAVSTDGGISFFPNYQFSSAPSPFINIQRGNDFIGVGLNSNTLFSDWCDRRTPNNEIFFRGESLSLIASSENNLSSSHIFARVYPNPSGSEIEIYDLNNRKYDLAVFDVSGRNIYTSQIAQCSSYKVPYKFSSGNYFFKLKFLSEEKTIKVVVK
- a CDS encoding four helix bundle protein, with product MEQKKYDIEDRLVNYTCRMIDVVEALPQTRAGNYIAGQLIKSCHSPTFNYGEAQAAESRDDFIHKLAVVLKELKECRSALKIIRKKEMIKPAVKLTEIYKETEELIAIIGKSIKTAEKNKGT
- a CDS encoding PD40 domain-containing protein encodes the protein MRFRIFPPLFTVCCLLFAVHCFAQPAQKKPKATGDIKLAEENFKNGNFEGALDEYLVLIKKDAGNEKYNYRIGVCYLNTDIDKTKAISYFEKIQNSAVEPETKYLLGRAYQYAYKFDDAIKILNAYKKDGKGSSENLKDVEMQVQYCLNSKELMKFPVNVSFENLGKNINSEYPDYFPFVPSDESFIIFNSKRPESGAWQYPDGSWGSNIYFSKVKDGQYAKAKLLGRVINSVEGEEEAIGLSGSGDYLLIYHDDFQGSGDIYISKADKSRNFKEPILLDEQINSQRGQEIAASISADGNAIFFASTRPGGFGGSDIYVCRRLPTGGWGPAQNLGEEINTPFNEDFPNISPDGNMIFFSSMGHTSMGGYDIFVAKWDETNKKFSGAKNIGYPINSPEDDMNFRISSTGKFGYISARKKDGFGDMDIYRIDFLDVDPDYTVITGKVMSKDASKPVDSTHVFISVTDFSTGDEFGSYMPNPNSGRYVIILPPGKFIINTEIPGYDKYSETIQILDKSSFKPLIEKNIMLMPEGGIAVPPKKK
- a CDS encoding tetratricopeptide repeat protein; translated protein: MTAAIFASQIISSTAQDTVKVSTLAGLDFTAEKLYNSGIIKFAAKDYNGAMTDFNQAITLNENFDKAYYNRGIVRFEMKNINGAIDDYNHAIKINDSCSDCYFSRAQAKYAMGSKTGASEDYGKTIQLNPNNAQAYYYRGGILFEIQEYKSAIEDFDNAIKLKPDYAYAYNDRGSSKRELEDYTGAASDYKKATQLKPDMAFAYSNLGSMLRKKGDSKGAIAAYDNAIKTKESFIAYNNRGSARFDAEDYSGAADDFSKAIKLKNDYAIAYNNRGAAKFKLKDYKAAIEDYDKAISYNSKYGYAYLNRGMAKELIRDQQGACKDWEAAANLGIDQAKNYLQDCK
- a CDS encoding OmpA family protein translates to MKKIIFGISVIIFSCIGVIAFTQNVDFTKENFSGKEEGLKDAQSAIKKGDELFKAGVHLYNRALEFYLKANDFNSENAELNYKIGVCYLYSSFKQKAVPHLEKARKLNSEVNDKLYYYLGRGYHLAMQWDKAITNFDEYKKRIAGSEEEKTSDADKKIQECKNGIELMKDTLRMRKLPDSLRYHIVNMGAEVNSQFPDYRPVISADESVLIFTARRDNTSGGGVDPYDGKYYEDIYISNNEKGNWTESKNLGDPINTSNRHDATCGISVDGQTLFIYLDDTYTGSGNIYECKLDGHNWSEPKKLPSTINTRYHESSASLSPDGKTLYFCSENPLDNKGLGLHDIFKSAKDEKGEWGAPENLGDVINTEYDERTVFIHPDGKTLYFSSQGHNSMGGFDLFKSVYNDSLKKWSAPVNLGYPVNSPDDDVDFVVSASGKHGYYATIRPDGFGEKDIYRITLPADTTVYLTLVKGNVTDESDNPVGSKIEIIDMKTGKLVSTQESNNATGKFLVSLPSGKNYKMKVTANGYFPHEEVFNIPRGEKFKELDVNIKLKRKEQIVDIEGTIVDEKGKALKAKIEIVNNATGEVIARTTADQLGKYLSKLKGGKNYGMTVSADGYLFQSINLDIPPDKDKMKLPPIVLKKIRANANIVLNNIFFDFDKASLRPDSKPELQRVANVLNDNPSMKIEISGHTDNKGSATYNLKLSESRAKSVIDYLIANGIEKARLSFKGYGFLKPIASNETEEGRQQNRRTEFKVTAIDENAVATSSSTETSTTTTQTQNTSTQNTTTETTTAAKLPAEIASADKNNDGRITADEIVAVIDGFFDGANDYTTEKIHHLIDFFFEQ
- a CDS encoding tetratricopeptide repeat protein, with product MKNRFRLQGSGFRLVCIFIFNFSFLIFNSVFSQSIQELEEKLKTASAEEKPGILNQLSEAYLKTSSDKAIDYAEQAMKAAKKAGDENEKAGALLHLGNAYSVQYNVGKAVQNYKDAIKIFDANNQPASSAYIWNKIGDAYSGSQQYSEAIDANSKALELLKKVNDKEGMISINIEIGDVYFKQKKYENALPYYQQALKLYESLKDIRGQAKILHKIGVTCNNWGSYDEGFIFLNRGYELAKKNNLNSIANEILPALEIAKKNQSEYEKNKSDFVQKKEKLTQEQIKTKELEINSLSAEKIKTMGEIEKLSSDAQLKELKIKTQQEEIIRKQMETESQTKANELLKKEGELKESELKAQKLVIWGAVGFSILVVILAFFVFLAYRNKKKANELLKQKNEIIYKQKEQIEQKNILITDSIDYAKNIQDAILPPAGMLSQHFPHSFILYKPKDIVSGDFYWMYEEKSNDNFYIAAADCTGHGVPGAFMSLLGFIMLDEIVRNVHVTPAEILKEVNTQLMDMLHQNIENTTGKFGMDIALIKYDKLSKEIIYAGAHNPLIIINNGQVNEVKADKISIGTTTSCSFTNNTVQAKEGDMIYLYSDGYQDQIGGEKRKKFLAFHLRELLQQIHALDPEKQKEALDKKHNEWRGATEQTDDILIIGLKV